In Naumovozyma castellii chromosome 1, complete genome, one DNA window encodes the following:
- the PSF2 gene encoding DNA replication protein PSF2 (ancestral locus Anc_1.300), whose product MSLPKHLQETFSPEEIQFIVENEPIKIFPRITTRQRVNMVNKNASQHWKLITTDDWALNNMVATQSTTVVLWIALLLKQQSKCSIVAPEWLTVRALDRHIQYEKKNTDRFSELPWNWLVLARILFNRAPEDFHDPVHELRSRIQDLREIRQTKVLKGLKYLNESHLQLDNLSLLEINELRPFIVDIMDKLREIHSAAVVAGNEDGNNEEDDFDFS is encoded by the coding sequence TTTCTCCAGAGGAAATACAATTCATAGTCGAGAATGAACCTATAAAGATCTTTCCACGTATTACGACACGTCAAAGAGTCAATATGGTAAACAAAAACGCTTCACAACATTGGAAACTGATCACGACGGATGATTGGGCTCTAAACAATATGGTTGCAACCCAATCCACCACTGTGGTTCTTTGGATAGCACTTCTATTGAAGCAACAATCCAAATGTAGTATAGTAGCTCCGGAGTGGTTGACAGTCAGAGCCCTGGATAGACATATTCAAtatgaaaagaagaatacaGATAGATTTAGCGAACTGCCCTGGAATTGGCTAGTACTTGCTCggatattatttaatagGGCACCAGAAGATTTTCATGATCCAGTTCATGAGCTGAGAAGCAGAATACAAGACTTGAGGGAAATCAGACAAACAAAGGTATTAAAAGGTTTGAAgtatttgaatgaatcGCATTTGCAGTTAGACAATTTGAGTCTTTTGGAGATTAATGAGCTGAGACCGTTTATTGTGGACATCATGGATAAATTAAGAGAGATCCATAGTGCAGCAGTAGTGGCAGGAAATGAAGATGGCaacaatgaagaagatgat